GTGGTTGCATCTGTGAGGCCAAGGCTACCCCTACCCACCTGAGCCCTCTCCCAGTCCCATGTAGGAGCCGTCAATTGCCTTCCCCCTACTCCATTGGTGCCAGGAAACCCAGTGACCTCCAAGGGCTTCTCTCAAAGCCTGGGTGATACCCCACATGAAGCAGCCCCCTCCTTCCCatgctgcccagggagcccaCCTCACTCCAGCTAGTGGTACAGATGGTCTCTGCAGCATCCTTCAGGTCGCTGGGCAGGTGCACGGGTCTTCCCATCACAGTCTGTATGAAATCCACCGTGTAGAAGAAGGCAGAGAAGGCCTGAtggagggaaaggagcagctgtgagACAGGCTTGGAGTAAACTCTAATCATGAGCAGACACTCTGGCCAATATGGTGGGCACCAACAACTGCtgttgcagagctgggggtctgAATTTGCTGCCACATGATGCTGGGGagctgcccagccagcagctgagtCACCACCCTCCTCTTATGGGACTTACAATGAAGTTTCCTGAAACCTTCGGCTGGAAAACACCATCAAAGGAGCAGTGAGAGAAGGAGCAGTTGGTGAAGTCAAAGAGCTTGCTGACATGCAGAGTACAGAggttcccattcccagtgccgACCAAGGTAACAATGGTGTTGAGGGCAAGGCTTGGCCTCTCCTTCTCTGTGCAGGGGCTGTCATAGATGCTGCTCAGCAACAGGCTCTTGTTGTAGCCCATaggccagcagggatgggagacAGTTTCTTGGTAGCTCTCAGCCTGCCAGAGGAGGGACACATGGGGTGCatgagctgtgcacagcacagcatccccagAGCTTGAGCAGCCAGACACAGAGCAGTTGACAAAAGTGTCTCAAAATGGCTTGGGGTGTCTTGGCTCTAGCCAAGAGCTGCATCATCTAATGGAGACTGTGGGAGAAAGCCCTGGGAACACAGAAAAGGGTTGGGGGCAAAACCCAGGTTGGCTGGTAATGGTGTGCAGCTGGtccagggctgaggggacagTGTAAACACTGAGGTGAGGGGGCAGCTGTGGGGTCATGACAGCCAGCATCCACATCAAGCACACACTGTACCTGGAGGAATTTGGAGAGCAGCCTCTTGAGGACCTGGTCCCTCCCATAGCAGAGGAAGCTCTGCGTGTACACTTTGTATGCCTGGCCATACAACTTCAGCATCACCTCATTTCTGGGGTTTTCAATTGTGTCCCTGGTTTCAAAGGTGATTTGTGTGGAAGCACCTCCAAAGTCCATGGCCCCGAGGGTCTTCTTCTGAGGCTGGATCCATTCTCCGAGCCATCCTCGCTGAGCCAAGGAGGATAAGAGCAGGCATAAGCGTATGAGGAGCTgtgcagccaccacagccatcTCACTGGATGTCACCATCCTCTACTCACCTTGATGAAGTTCTCAAGGAGATAGTTTGCAGTGACCCAGCCAAAGaccccttcctcttcccctgaCAGGATCTTTGCTCCCCGGAAATCAAAGGGGTATGTCTTCAGTGTGGCTGCTACAGCTCTGAGGACAGCATCCGACGCTTGTGGGTCCGCAATGCTGTGGGCCAGGTGAGAGGGCGGAGTGACAGACCTGTgccacagtgctgcagagcccttcCTGTTCCAACGGCCCTTGAGGGCCAGCACTGCCATAGCAGGGCCCAGGAGAGAGGTGAACCTTTGCCTGGGTACTCATAAGGAATGTCCCAAAAAACACTACCTAATTccccttggctctgctggaggaggcaggtAGCAGGAATGAAGtgtgctcctccctgctgggacaATGGAATTCATCCTGCCTGGGCTGAGTGAGGGGAGCATGACTCCTCCCCCGTGTGCTTTTTGAGAGGTTATTATTCTCACTGTGTCCCATCAGGCTCGCAGTGGGTGCAAGGGATTTTCCTCCTAGCATCCAAAAAGTCTGGGTGGGTTATCCTGGTGCTGGCCCCTCCACCAGCCCTCGCTAgcactgtgctggctgtgccctgcagagtATATTCTGCTCTAAAAGGCAGAACCACTTctgcaggggacacagcactgggcaGGTGGGTGGTCAAGAGCTTTGCCCAGCAAAAGGGCAACACTTCAGCCATCCTTCACCATCTCCACCCCTGCTGTATGTGGCAAGCTGGCATTTCAGAGTGGCACGACAGGGCCCCCCTGAGCACTCACTTGAGCAGACGCATGCCAGCCGTGGCGCCCAGGTAAAGCGGGGTGCCCGCGTGCTTCTCCTTGGGGACATCTCTCAGGGCCTGGTTCAGGCAGTGCTCCAGGCTTGTCCCAGCCACCAGAGGGTTTGAGCTGTAGCTGGAGATGCCAGGACctgtgaagaggaaaaagcattGCTCCCTGCTGGTGAGGAGATGATGCTCAGTGGAAAAATGCCTAGTGAGCAGCTTTGCCCCTTCCAGGCTTTCCAAAAGGCAGTTTTCTATGGGCATGGAGCCATCCAGGGGCCAGCCACATCTCTCTGCCCACGCTGCATTCTCTGCTGGCTGACAGTCTGGGAAAGGTTGGAAAATGGAGTGTGAAAAACTGACCCTGGCTCCTCACTGGGCTAGGCAGGGAGCTGGATTGTTCCCTGGTGGTTCAGTACCTGCCAGGAAAAGACAAACCAAAGCATGCTCAGCTGCAAGCCTTGGGGAGAGTTGGGAGACATTTTAGGAATAGAGCTGAACCCTTTAGAACATATCACTACACTGGTGAATACAGAGGGAGGCAGCTGGGCATGGCAGGGGCACTCACACCATGCTGCCCTGCCACAGGGATGCAACAGACACCGCCACCAGCCCCTGACCAGGGCAAGCTCTTACCCTCCACATCACACATGCTGTGCTCGCTGACCACCCCGGTGTCATTCTCCTTGTCTGCAGGCCACTTGTAGATGAACATGGCGGTGTGGGAGGACCCAGCGTCCAGCACGATGCCATACTGCAGGGGGAAGGCAGTGGGTCAGGCCTGGAGGCTGAAGGTCCCctgggtgctccagcccttACCAAGGGAAGGCACTGGGGCTCAGTGCACAACCCATCCACACTCCTACCCTgtcagtgcccagcagctccgGAGTATCATCTGGCAGAGGCAGGCtttgctcagcccagcctggcactgctgggcccACACCTGCCTAAAGAGGGCACTGCCTGGCATGTGACTGGGAGTGGGATACTGGCCATTCTGGAATGCTATTTGGAACAGCACAGGGACTCTAGCTTTTGGGTAAAGGGACCCCGTTGAGTGCAGCTCAGGGGGCTCTTCCCGCACTGCAGGCTCCCATCactcctggctgcctgctgagcCATGCTAGCTGGTCCCTGGGACTGGTGATGGGGAGAGACACCTGAAATGGCTCCTTGGGATGCTCTTGGCCAAAGAAGGGCAGCCAGGCCCCTCATCCCTTCTGCCCTTGTATGGCTGGGCTATTCTCTGGCTATAAATaaccctgct
The Serinus canaria isolate serCan28SL12 chromosome 17, serCan2020, whole genome shotgun sequence DNA segment above includes these coding regions:
- the ENTPD2 gene encoding ectonucleoside triphosphate diphosphohydrolase 2 isoform X1, which gives rise to MARRLAALLLLLALGCLLGILLLLLGSGDARGPPGFKYGIVLDAGSSHTAMFIYKWPADKENDTGVVSEHSMCDVEGPGISSYSSNPLVAGTSLEHCLNQALRDVPKEKHAGTPLYLGATAGMRLLNIADPQASDAVLRAVAATLKTYPFDFRGAKILSGEEEGVFGWVTANYLLENFIKRGWLGEWIQPQKKTLGAMDFGGASTQITFETRDTIENPRNEVMLKLYGQAYKVYTQSFLCYGRDQVLKRLLSKFLQAESYQETVSHPCWPMGYNKSLLLSSIYDSPCTEKERPSLALNTIVTLVGTGNGNLCTLHVSKLFDFTNCSFSHCSFDGVFQPKVSGNFIAFSAFFYTVDFIQTVMGRPVHLPSDLKDAAETICTTSWSELLLKAPKLEKRLPDYCAVSTFVYLLTTKGYNFNNHSFPNIAFQKKAGETSIGWALGYMLNLTNMIPAENPSSHKSMLYNYWVILILLFVVTTLTSLVTAICLLRHSKSSII
- the ENTPD2 gene encoding ectonucleoside triphosphate diphosphohydrolase 2 isoform X2, producing MARRLAALLLLLALGCLLGILLLLLGSGDARGPPGFKYGIVLDAGSSHTAMFIYKWPADKENDTGVVSEHSMCDVEGPGISSYSSNPLVAGTSLEHCLNQALRDVPKEKHAGTPLYLGATAGMRLLNIADPQASDAVLRAVAATLKTYPFDFRGAKILSGEEEGVFGWVTANYLLENFIKRGWLGEWIQPQKKTLGAMDFGGASTQITFETRDTIENPRNEVMLKLYGQAYKVYTQSFLCYGRDQVLKRLLSKFLQAFSAFFYTVDFIQTVMGRPVHLPSDLKDAAETICTTSWSELLLKAPKLEKRLPDYCAVSTFVYLLTTKGYNFNNHSFPNIAFQKKAGETSIGWALGYMLNLTNMIPAENPSSHKSMLYNYWVILILLFVVTTLTSLVTAICLLRHSKSSII